A part of Carassius carassius chromosome 32, fCarCar2.1, whole genome shotgun sequence genomic DNA contains:
- the LOC132113243 gene encoding platelet-activating factor receptor-like isoform X2 has translation MTTPNTDFMTVGNNSPANTFLDSEFRYTLFPIFYGLVFPLGLMANCYALYVLHHMRECKAMNEIRIYMTNLTVADLLFVVALPFWIDYYKNHGNWRSPEFLCSITGSLFFINTYCSILFLAVISINRYWAVTRPLVAASSDSWKRGAIISALIWVITLVASIIYLTNPGIQKDKNKNIFRCFEGYQNEEDSEIKRVAFTHFIIIAVFFLVFLMVIVCNILIARALLKQPISQPRASTGKRPGGTKRRALRMLCTVTGVFVICFLPHHVVQGPWVLSVLHLRKDWEDKTHQRLNDAHQITLMLMGLNCLLDPLVYCFATTMFRKYIQNHFTKELP, from the exons ATGACGACTCCTAACACTGACTTTATGACTGTTGGAAATAACAGCCCTGCCAACACATTCCTTGACTCAGAGTTCCGTTACACTCTCTTTCCTATATTCTATGGACTGGTCTTTCCCTTGGGGTTGATGGCCAACTGCTACGCTCTTTATGTGCTGCACCATATGCGGGAGTGTAAAGCCATGAATGAGATTCGAATCTACATGACCAATTTGACTGTTGCAGACCTGCTGTTTGTGGTCGCTCTACCGTTCTGGATTGACTACTACAAGAATCACGGCAACTGGAGGAGCCCAGAATTCCTCTGTAGTATCACAGGCTCTCTTTTCTTCATCAACACATACTGCTCTATTCTCTTCCTTGCTGTCATCAGCATTAACCGTTACTGGGCCGTTACCAGGCCACTGGTGGCTGCTTCTTCTGATTCCTGGAAACGTGGAGCAATCATCTCAGCGCTCATCTGGGTCATCACTCTTGTAGCTTCAATTATATATCTCACTAATCCGGGAATCCAGAAGGACAAGAACAAGAACATTTTTCGCTGTTTTGAGGGTTATCAAAACGAGGAAGACTCTGAAATAAAAAGAGTGGCCTTCACCCACTTCATCATTATTGCCGTGTTCTTTCTTGTTTTCTTGATGGTGATTGTCTGCAACATTTTGATTGCTCGAGCTCTTCTAAAGCAGCCCATCAGTCAGCCTCGAGCCAGCACAGGAAAGCGTCCCGGTGGTACTAAGCGCAGAGCTTTGAGGATGCTGTGTACTGTCACAGGCGTCTTTGTGATCTGTTTCCTCCCCCACCACGTGGTGCAGGGACCCTGGGTGTTGTCTGTGCTGCACTTGAGGAAAGATTGGGAAGACAAAACTCACCAAAGATTAAACGATGCTCACCAGATCACCCTCATGCTTATGGGGCTCAATTGCCTACTGGACCCGCTGGTGTATTGCTTCGCCACTACAATGTTCCGCAAGTACATCCAGAACCATTTCACAAAG gagtTACCGTGA
- the LOC132113243 gene encoding platelet-activating factor receptor-like isoform X1: MTTPNTDFMTVGNNSPANTFLDSEFRYTLFPIFYGLVFPLGLMANCYALYVLHHMRECKAMNEIRIYMTNLTVADLLFVVALPFWIDYYKNHGNWRSPEFLCSITGSLFFINTYCSILFLAVISINRYWAVTRPLVAASSDSWKRGAIISALIWVITLVASIIYLTNPGIQKDKNKNIFRCFEGYQNEEDSEIKRVAFTHFIIIAVFFLVFLMVIVCNILIARALLKQPISQPRASTGKRPGGTKRRALRMLCTVTGVFVICFLPHHVVQGPWVLSVLHLRKDWEDKTHQRLNDAHQITLMLMGLNCLLDPLVYCFATTMFRKYIQNHFTKVKQSKNCSRNTLTTAMSLKSRHQSEK, encoded by the coding sequence ATGACGACTCCTAACACTGACTTTATGACTGTTGGAAATAACAGCCCTGCCAACACATTCCTTGACTCAGAGTTCCGTTACACTCTCTTTCCTATATTCTATGGACTGGTCTTTCCCTTGGGGTTGATGGCCAACTGCTACGCTCTTTATGTGCTGCACCATATGCGGGAGTGTAAAGCCATGAATGAGATTCGAATCTACATGACCAATTTGACTGTTGCAGACCTGCTGTTTGTGGTCGCTCTACCGTTCTGGATTGACTACTACAAGAATCACGGCAACTGGAGGAGCCCAGAATTCCTCTGTAGTATCACAGGCTCTCTTTTCTTCATCAACACATACTGCTCTATTCTCTTCCTTGCTGTCATCAGCATTAACCGTTACTGGGCCGTTACCAGGCCACTGGTGGCTGCTTCTTCTGATTCCTGGAAACGTGGAGCAATCATCTCAGCGCTCATCTGGGTCATCACTCTTGTAGCTTCAATTATATATCTCACTAATCCGGGAATCCAGAAGGACAAGAACAAGAACATTTTTCGCTGTTTTGAGGGTTATCAAAACGAGGAAGACTCTGAAATAAAAAGAGTGGCCTTCACCCACTTCATCATTATTGCCGTGTTCTTTCTTGTTTTCTTGATGGTGATTGTCTGCAACATTTTGATTGCTCGAGCTCTTCTAAAGCAGCCCATCAGTCAGCCTCGAGCCAGCACAGGAAAGCGTCCCGGTGGTACTAAGCGCAGAGCTTTGAGGATGCTGTGTACTGTCACAGGCGTCTTTGTGATCTGTTTCCTCCCCCACCACGTGGTGCAGGGACCCTGGGTGTTGTCTGTGCTGCACTTGAGGAAAGATTGGGAAGACAAAACTCACCAAAGATTAAACGATGCTCACCAGATCACCCTCATGCTTATGGGGCTCAATTGCCTACTGGACCCGCTGGTGTATTGCTTCGCCACTACAATGTTCCGCAAGTACATCCAGAACCATTTCACAAAGGTCAAGCAAAGCAAAAACTGTTCACGCAACACATTAACCACAGCTATGTCACTGAAGAGCAGACATCAGAGTGAAAAATGA